The genomic region CAAGTGATGAATCGACTCGAAGAACGTCTTAGAGAACCTCAAGGATTTAAAAGTTATAGCCAAATTCAACAATGGCTTAATCAAGAGTTTAGAATTGTAGTTGCGTATAAAACTGTACATAAAATCGTGCGCTACAAGCTTAATGCCAAATTAAAAGTCCCTCGTCCTAGCAGCATAAAAGCTAAACCTGAAGCTCAAGAAGCTTTTAAAAAAACTTGCCACAGATAATTGAAATATTACTTCGTCATTTGGGGACAGGGCAGCCAGTAAGGTATTGGTGTGAGGATGAAAGTCGTTTAGGTTTAAAAACAATGACTTGCCGCATTATCACTCTCAAAGGAGTTAAACCTCAAGGTCAAGTTAGCTGGCAGCGAAAAAGTTTTTATTTATATGGTCTTGTTGAACCAGTAACTGGTGAAAGCTTTTATTGGGAATTTTCCCGTCTGGATGCTCAATGTTTTCAAAAATTTTTAGATGTTTTTTCTACAACTTATTCCAACGAGTTGAATCTAATTCAAATGGACAATGGTAGTTTTCACAAGTCTTTGTCATTGAAATGGCCTGATAATATTATCCCAATTTTTCAGCCACCTCATAGTCCTGAGCTTAATCCGATTGAACGTTTATGGGAATATATCAAAGCACAATTATCTTGGGAACAATGTACTTCTTTAGATGAATTAAGACAAAAATTAAAACAAGTTCTTGAGTCCATCTCGCCCGACGCGATCGCATCTCTTTGTGGATGGGATTACATTACCTCGGCATTATTAAGTGCAACTTCATAGAGAATTGGTATAAATTAATTGTAGCACCTTTTCCTGAAAAACAAAAGAATAGTCCTGAGTTTTTCTTTTCGTCTAAATCTCTGATTTATGTCTAAAAATCTTGAAGTTGTTTTTGAAAAAAATCTAAAAAAGCTGGTAAAAAAATAATAGTAATTAACAGAAATAATGAGTAACATCTCTGTTGCTGATAGGAATAAAAAAAT from Gloeothece citriformis PCC 7424 harbors:
- a CDS encoding IS630 family transposase, with protein sequence MPQIIEILLRHLGTGQPVRYWCEDESRLGLKTMTCRIITLKGVKPQGQVSWQRKSFYLYGLVEPVTGESFYWEFSRLDAQCFQKFLDVFSTTYSNELNLIQMDNGSFHKSLSLKWPDNIIPIFQPPHSPELNPIERLWEYIKAQLSWEQCTSLDELRQKLKQVLESISPDAIASLCGWDYITSALLSATS
- a CDS encoding winged helix-turn-helix domain-containing protein codes for the protein MLEVQTPPGKLSLISPQVMNRLEERLREPQGFKSYSQIQQWLNQEFRIVVAYKTVHKIVRYKLNAKLKVPRPSSIKAKPEAQEAFKKTCHR